Proteins found in one Homalodisca vitripennis isolate AUS2020 chromosome 4, UT_GWSS_2.1, whole genome shotgun sequence genomic segment:
- the LOC124359345 gene encoding transmembrane 9 superfamily member 3 translates to MIVISFRSVLSVTVLSLFVFIVGGDEHTHTYQENDEVVLWMNTVGPYHNRQETYAYFSLPFCMGTKETISHYHETLGEALQGVELEFSGLDIEYKADISKTPYCEIQLNDEKLKAFIYAVKNHYWYQMYIDDLPIWGIVGEMEEVNGQMNYYIWTHKKFDIGYNGKYIVDVNLTSEYKIKLELGVKIPFTYEVNWKPSPVKFEDRFDKYLDPNFFQHRIHWFSIFNSFMMVIFLVGLVSMILMRTLRKDYARYSKDEELDDMERDLGDEYGWKQVHGDVFRPASNPMVFSAMIGAGYQVTVVTLSVIVFAILGELYTERGSLLSTAIFVYAAASPVNGYFGGGLYARLGGKIWIKQMILSAFMLPALVCGTAFFINFIAIYYHASRAIPFGTMVAVTCICLFVILPLTMVGTVLGRNLAGQPDYPCRINAVPRPIPEKKWFMEPAVIVVLGGVLPFGSIFIEMYFIFTSFWAYKIYYVYGFMLLVFLILMIVTVCVTIVCTYFLLNAEDYRWQWTSFLAAASTSGYVYMYSFYYFFFKTKMYGLFQTAFYFGYMALFSAALGIMCGTVGYVGTSLFVRKIYSTVKID, encoded by the exons tatcaAGAGAACGACGAGGTGGTGCTATGGATGAACACAGTGGGACCATACCACAACCGTCAGGAGACCTATGCCTACTTCTCTCTGCCGTTCTGCATGGGTACCAAGGAGACCATCAGCCACTACCACGAGACTCTGGGAGAGGCATTACAGGGGGTGGAGCTGGAGTTCAGTGGCCTGGACATCGAGTACAAAG CTGACATTTCAAAGACACCATATTGTGAAATTCAGCTGAATGATGAAAAGCTGAAAGCATTCATATATGCTGTCAAGAACCACTATTGGTACCAGATGTATATTGACGATCTACCTATTTGGG GAATTGTTGGTGAAATGGAAGAGGTGAATGGCCAGATGAACTACTACATCTGGACACATAAGAAGTTTGATATTGGTTACAATGGCAAATACATTGTCGATGTAAACCTAACGTCTGAGTACAAGATCAAGTTGGAACTTGGAGTGAAGATTCCCTTCACGTACGAAGTTAACTGGAAACCATCACCTGTCAAATTTGAAGACCGTTTTGATAAATATTTGGATCCAAATTTTTTCCAACACAGA ATACATTGGTTCAGCATCTTTAACAGCTTCATGATGGTGATATTCCTTGTGGGTCTGGTCTCCATGATCCTCATGAGGACCCTGAGAAAAGACTATGCCAGATATAGCAAAGATGAAGAGTTAGACGATATG GAACGTGACCTCGGGGATGAGTATGGCTGGAAGCAGGTGCACGGGGACGTGTTTCGTCCAGCCAGCAACCCAATGGTTTTCTCAGCAATGATAGGAGCCGGCTACCAAGTCACTGTGGTCACTCTCTCTGTCATTGTGTTTGCCATCCTAGGAGAGCTTTACACAGA GAGAGGATCACTGCTGAGTACTGCCATATTTGTGTATGCGGCGGCCAGCCCTGTCAACGGTTACTTCGGTGGGGGGCTCTATGCCAGACTGGGAGGCAAGATCTGGATCAAACAAATGATTCTGTCAGCATTCATGCTGCCTGCACTTGTCTGTGGTACTGCCTTCTTTATCAACTTCATTGCTATCTACTACCATGCCTCCAGAGCTATCCCCTTTGGAACAATG GTGGCAGTGACATGTATCTGCTTGTTTGTGATTCTGCCTCTGACCATGGTGGGAACAGTGTTAGGTCGCAATTTGGCAGGCCAGCCTGACTACCCGTGCCGCATAAACGCTGTGCCACGGCCCATTCCTGAGAAAAAATGGTTCATGGAGCCGGCCGTCATTGTGGTACTTGGTGGTGTTCTGCCATTTGGCTCCATCTTCATCGAGAT gtACTTCATATTTACATCATTCTGGGCATACAAGATATATTATGTGTATGGCTTCATGCTCCTGGTGTTTCTGATACTGATGATTGTGACGGTCTGTGTGACGATTGTGTGCACGTACTTCTTGCTCAACGCAGAGGACTACCGGTGGCAGTGGACCAGCTTCCTGGCAGCAGCTTCTACTTCTGGTTATGTTTACATGTACTCCTTCTACTATTTCTTCTTCAAAACAAA AATGTATGGGCTGTTCCAAACTGCGTTCTACTTCGGCTACATGGCGTTGTTCTCTGCAGCCCTTGGCATCATGTGTGGCACGGTCGGGTACGTTGGCACCTCGTTGTTCGTGCGAAAGATTTACTCTACCGTCAAGATCGACTGA